In Sphingobacterium sp. lm-10, one DNA window encodes the following:
- a CDS encoding DUF4374 domain-containing protein — MINLEPTKKWAWSVALAVATLGFTVTSCSDDNPTTDDVVDPEFAVIVGTDNGRYMLPIEDLMSGVISPVGKGTNVSEILTWEENLMQKGRDIYHVNPDANKFGKYRFENGVLKTIREIPFSQLPTLYLGWHAWLSETELMFGARSNNFYAVVDVEKMEVTKSGEFDKTGIPANHSRRVFSVLPQGNKLFIGYGLYNEQTQVHYDKSYTAVLDYPSLSNLEVTGEDSRSAPLGTVRNSYFSNFRDNGYTYILTIPMPVLGGGKASLPTGVYRVKDGEYKLDPNYFFNISAQRGGDNQLGVSYIGNGKAMLISAHDTQNNIKEFNDWWYAAMWEYLIIDVNTQQVVKKLDFPLVGNSRSGVVHNGKAYIAVNDPKADGVYIWEYDSNTDKLTRGARIDGADGDTPMLYRLK; from the coding sequence ATGATCAATTTAGAACCCACGAAAAAATGGGCTTGGAGCGTGGCACTAGCTGTAGCGACGCTTGGCTTCACCGTTACTTCTTGCAGTGATGATAACCCTACGACAGACGATGTAGTCGATCCGGAATTTGCTGTGATTGTCGGCACCGACAACGGTCGCTATATGCTGCCAATTGAAGACTTAATGAGTGGTGTGATATCTCCTGTTGGAAAAGGAACCAATGTTTCAGAAATCCTAACTTGGGAAGAGAATCTAATGCAAAAAGGACGGGATATCTATCATGTAAACCCAGATGCAAACAAATTCGGCAAATACCGCTTTGAAAATGGGGTACTAAAGACGATTCGTGAAATCCCCTTCTCGCAATTACCAACCCTATACCTAGGCTGGCATGCTTGGTTAAGCGAGACCGAACTGATGTTCGGCGCGCGTTCTAATAATTTTTACGCCGTAGTGGATGTCGAGAAAATGGAAGTCACCAAAAGTGGTGAATTCGATAAAACCGGTATTCCGGCCAACCATAGCAGGCGTGTATTTTCGGTGTTGCCTCAAGGCAATAAGCTGTTTATTGGTTACGGATTGTACAATGAGCAAACGCAAGTGCACTACGATAAATCATATACTGCGGTATTGGATTACCCAAGCTTGTCTAACTTAGAAGTAACCGGAGAAGACTCCCGCTCAGCACCATTAGGTACAGTACGCAACTCCTATTTCAGCAATTTCCGTGACAATGGTTATACGTATATCCTAACGATCCCGATGCCTGTGCTAGGCGGTGGTAAAGCGAGCTTGCCTACCGGTGTGTATCGCGTGAAAGATGGCGAATACAAATTAGATCCGAACTATTTCTTCAATATCAGCGCGCAGCGCGGTGGCGATAACCAATTAGGCGTAAGTTACATTGGTAACGGCAAAGCAATGCTGATCAGTGCACACGATACACAAAACAATATTAAAGAGTTCAATGACTGGTGGTATGCTGCTATGTGGGAATATTTAATCATTGATGTCAATACACAGCAAGTAGTCAAGAAATTGGACTTCCCGTTAGTGGGTAACTCCAGATCTGGCGTAGTGCACAATGGCAAAGCCTATATCGCGGTGAATGATCCTAAAGCAGATGGGGTATACATCTGGGAATACGACTCCAACACCGATAAGCTAACTCGTGGTGCACGTATCGACGGTGCCGACGGAGACACGCCTATGTTGTACAGATTGAAATAA
- a CDS encoding TonB-dependent receptor → MFGLKWRLCLLLLVAVGATYGQGNVINGFIKTNNNQGLEGVTIRVLNDKSKQTHSDALGKYTLKNFAPGDYTIETYLMGYKTQQKTIRIVANEISKLNFTLEESDENIEQVQVQGKSKAQEIMQSGFNVNVIETKQYANSNTDINQILNRSTGVKIREQGGLGSNYSFSINGMSGNHIKFFIDGVPIEAYGSGMSFNNIPVNIVERIEVYKGVIPAHLTSDALGGAVNIITKRDRRKAIDVSYSYGSFNTHRAALSGSFTDPKKGLHVNVNSFFNYSDNDYRMYTNPKARVFLDVVNRDNPNTFDTIASAKRFHDAYRSNMTQVEAGLSGKRWADVFVLGMTYNTVYNEVQTGATQQKVYGHVQETSQSIVPSLRYRKENLFTSGLSATIFANFANDKSIVTDTSSYRVYRWDGRPDTYFPEAGEINLSKSIQHFNGYNSLLQSTFNYKINSVQNINLTHSFTNNYRKSYNEIDPYNHSFRQNNSVSRQILGLNYMHDFFDKKWRNQIFTKYYNFGGRVENADGGDTRQSKNYLGYGAASSYFLSNGLGIKASYEHAYRLPTMVELFGNGVDIYPNVGLVPESSDNYNLGVFYNGVLREKHRLYMTAAIFYRNAENYIHRTPPGVVSGSSENFSQYYNFGGIKVEGAEMEVTYSYGDLLKFTVNGSYESAVDREKYVRGTNRIKVTYDNRLPDKPWLYGNTDFIIGKNDLFGEGTRLEFNWFMQYVNEYSTTWSKLGDRTTNYYIPTQLIQNAGITYSIRHGLYNFTLEGRNLANQIAYDNSKLQKPGRFVSMKFRYNLNIY, encoded by the coding sequence ATGTTTGGTCTAAAATGGAGACTTTGTCTTCTCTTGCTCGTCGCAGTGGGTGCGACATACGGACAAGGAAATGTGATAAATGGTTTTATAAAAACAAATAATAACCAGGGACTAGAAGGAGTAACCATCCGTGTACTGAACGATAAATCAAAGCAAACGCATAGCGATGCTTTGGGAAAATATACCTTAAAAAACTTTGCCCCTGGTGATTATACCATCGAAACGTATTTGATGGGCTATAAAACGCAGCAGAAAACTATCCGCATTGTTGCAAATGAGATCTCAAAACTAAACTTTACACTGGAAGAATCGGATGAGAACATTGAGCAGGTACAGGTGCAGGGCAAAAGCAAAGCACAGGAGATCATGCAATCAGGTTTTAATGTCAATGTAATTGAGACCAAACAATACGCCAATAGCAATACCGACATTAACCAGATCTTGAATCGTAGTACCGGTGTCAAGATTCGGGAACAGGGCGGCCTAGGTTCCAACTATTCGTTCTCTATCAACGGCATGTCTGGCAATCATATCAAATTCTTCATCGATGGGGTACCAATCGAAGCCTATGGTAGTGGTATGTCTTTCAATAATATCCCGGTCAATATCGTGGAGCGTATCGAAGTGTACAAAGGCGTCATTCCAGCGCACCTTACCTCAGACGCGCTGGGCGGAGCTGTCAACATAATCACTAAACGGGATCGCCGAAAAGCCATTGACGTTAGTTATAGCTATGGCTCTTTCAATACACATCGGGCGGCATTGAGCGGTAGTTTTACCGATCCGAAGAAAGGATTGCATGTCAATGTCAACTCCTTCTTCAACTATTCGGACAACGACTACCGCATGTATACCAACCCCAAGGCGCGTGTATTTCTGGATGTGGTGAACCGCGATAACCCGAACACGTTTGACACCATTGCTTCGGCAAAGCGTTTTCACGATGCTTACCGCTCTAACATGACGCAGGTAGAAGCTGGATTATCCGGCAAACGTTGGGCGGATGTATTTGTCTTGGGGATGACGTATAATACTGTATACAATGAAGTGCAGACTGGCGCTACGCAACAAAAGGTATATGGCCATGTGCAGGAAACCAGTCAAAGTATTGTTCCTAGTTTACGCTACCGCAAAGAGAATTTATTTACAAGTGGCTTGTCGGCTACAATCTTCGCCAATTTTGCCAATGACAAATCCATCGTGACCGATACAAGCTCGTACAGAGTATACCGTTGGGATGGTCGGCCAGACACCTATTTCCCAGAAGCAGGTGAGATCAACCTATCTAAATCAATACAGCACTTCAACGGATACAATAGCTTGTTACAAAGCACATTCAATTATAAAATAAATTCGGTTCAAAACATTAACCTCACGCACTCTTTCACCAATAACTACCGTAAAAGCTATAATGAGATCGATCCGTATAATCATAGCTTCCGCCAAAATAACAGCGTGAGCAGACAAATCCTAGGTTTGAATTATATGCATGATTTCTTCGACAAAAAATGGCGGAATCAGATTTTCACGAAATACTACAACTTTGGTGGACGTGTGGAAAATGCGGATGGCGGCGATACACGGCAGTCCAAGAATTATCTCGGCTATGGAGCGGCATCAAGCTATTTTCTGTCCAATGGTTTAGGCATTAAAGCTTCGTACGAGCATGCCTATCGCCTACCCACGATGGTAGAGCTATTTGGTAATGGTGTAGATATATATCCTAACGTAGGTCTGGTGCCCGAAAGTAGTGACAATTATAATTTAGGTGTCTTTTACAATGGGGTACTGCGGGAAAAACACCGCCTGTACATGACCGCAGCGATCTTCTACCGCAATGCGGAGAATTATATACACCGCACACCACCGGGTGTAGTTTCTGGTTCTTCAGAGAATTTTAGTCAATACTACAACTTCGGTGGCATCAAAGTAGAGGGCGCGGAGATGGAAGTAACCTATTCATACGGGGACTTGCTGAAATTTACGGTAAACGGTAGTTACGAAAGTGCCGTGGATCGCGAAAAATACGTACGCGGCACCAACCGCATCAAAGTTACTTACGACAACCGCTTGCCGGATAAGCCGTGGCTATATGGTAACACAGACTTTATCATCGGTAAGAACGACCTGTTTGGTGAGGGTACGCGTTTGGAATTCAATTGGTTTATGCAATATGTAAATGAATACTCTACCACTTGGTCCAAACTGGGTGATCGAACAACCAACTATTACATTCCAACGCAGTTGATCCAAAATGCAGGCATCACCTACTCGATTCGTCATGGTTTATACAACTTCACGCTGGAAGGCCGTAACCTGGCTAATCAGATTGCATACGACAACTCGAAACTCCAGAAGCCCGGTCGGTTTGTCTCTATGAAATTCCGTTACAACTTAAATATTTACTAA
- a CDS encoding RNA polymerase sigma-70 factor: MYICDALEEQHQLLQVNRASFEQLFERYWKRLYAFAVKMTSDEEDAKEIVQEIFKSLWERRENLNIQDVERYLLRSVKLKTMEYIRNKTTKQRHHDIILSTTRVDYEDQQVLVKELNHKVHSLVESLPKQCKNVFKMSREEGLTNKEISRLLLISERAVEYHISKALSTLKIGLYPVE, translated from the coding sequence ATGTATATTTGCGATGCTTTGGAAGAACAGCATCAATTATTACAGGTCAATCGCGCATCGTTCGAACAGTTATTCGAACGATACTGGAAGCGTTTATATGCTTTTGCAGTAAAGATGACTTCGGATGAAGAGGATGCGAAAGAGATTGTTCAGGAGATTTTCAAATCTCTTTGGGAACGACGGGAAAATCTTAACATTCAGGATGTAGAGCGCTATTTGCTTCGCTCCGTGAAACTGAAAACCATGGAATACATCCGCAACAAAACGACCAAGCAACGTCATCACGACATTATCCTAAGCACCACAAGAGTCGACTATGAGGATCAGCAGGTGCTGGTAAAGGAGCTCAATCACAAAGTACATAGCTTGGTCGAATCCTTACCAAAACAATGTAAAAATGTATTTAAGATGAGTCGTGAAGAAGGCTTGACGAATAAGGAAATATCCCGTTTGTTGCTGATCTCCGAACGCGCCGTAGAATACCACATCAGCAAAGCGCTTTCTACCTTGAAAATAGGGCTGTATCCGGTAGAATAA
- a CDS encoding transcriptional repressor codes for MRYTKTQQAIINVLQQQREALCADEIFLQLNPGKKCYSYAAIYQNISQLCREGVLSVEKPEARRSRAVKINQL; via the coding sequence ATGAGATACACAAAGACACAGCAGGCAATTATAAATGTGTTGCAGCAACAGAGAGAAGCCTTATGCGCAGACGAGATTTTTTTGCAGCTCAATCCAGGAAAGAAATGCTACAGCTATGCAGCTATCTATCAAAACATCAGTCAACTCTGTCGGGAAGGTGTGCTATCTGTAGAGAAACCCGAAGCACGACGGAGTCGCGCCGTAAAAATCAACCAGCTGTAG
- a CDS encoding outer membrane beta-barrel protein, with protein sequence MNLQTRLLFFLFLSFGANLYGQTTVKGRLLSADQKPLPEASITLLRLPDSTVVFQHKTDADGFYRLHPTNAGSFVIQVHALGFAEYHSEAFTLTMGEQRLLDAIYLRADLTEIAAVVVSGRQPGIRQYVDKLVVDVEGSVLSEGNNALELLEKTPGIVSDGKGNFSIQGRAGANVRIDGRETYLTGAQLASMLRGMQAADVAKLELMSNPSAREDAAGTAGIINIVTKRNKRSGFGGDVFVRGSQSRKSQATVGGGIHYKVNGLNMYANGSVGREQSEDSTRIERQFFDNGLLSSIQQQKEIQELNPGKFHSLRTGASYEFNDGGVLDASFHWMRGRFISSSLIDMVTSSAAGATTQTAATNNQFDETFNNLTFNVNYVNKYEGEDHFLKINFDYAPHGNAYNNSFRTDIMDLANNNVRTSARANVQDLSNTTYAGRLDYSKPFNDRAKLELGWKATYFFINNDVQNDTLSGTSWRRDAGTSNQFQYTQHIQAVYAMYSGQFNRFEYQAGLRGEYTFIKANQVTLSNISQQRYFDLFPNGFLLYNINNNHTIRSSFSSRIERPGDHDINAFRIYQDAFTYSEGNPELKPERSYIGEVGHGFKNVLFTTMSMSYGYDVINWISRVGSNPGENLTRPANIGNFKNYSASVMYNNSFFSWWTASHYLNAFHNNYRGEIDDVILNSEGSSWSANSRHTLQIKWGLRAEIAAYYNSGVTTGAMRTDQRYGVDVAAEKKLMNDRAMLKLAVTGLIRNANPQYTSTYGDLIIAHSAFPDNRKLMLSLSYRFGE encoded by the coding sequence ATGAATCTACAAACACGTTTACTCTTTTTCCTTTTTCTATCTTTCGGCGCCAACCTATACGGGCAAACCACCGTAAAAGGACGATTGCTCTCCGCAGATCAGAAACCCTTGCCGGAAGCTTCCATTACCCTCTTGCGCTTGCCGGACAGCACCGTTGTTTTTCAGCATAAAACCGATGCCGACGGATTTTATCGGTTGCATCCGACCAATGCAGGTTCATTTGTCATCCAAGTACACGCATTGGGCTTCGCCGAATATCATTCGGAGGCTTTTACGCTCACTATGGGCGAGCAGCGACTGTTGGATGCTATTTATTTGCGCGCGGATTTGACCGAAATTGCAGCAGTAGTAGTGAGCGGACGCCAACCCGGTATTCGACAGTACGTGGATAAGCTGGTAGTCGATGTCGAAGGTTCGGTTTTGAGTGAAGGAAATAATGCCTTAGAATTGCTGGAGAAAACTCCGGGCATTGTATCGGATGGTAAAGGAAATTTTTCCATTCAGGGACGGGCGGGTGCCAATGTGCGTATTGACGGACGCGAAACTTACCTCACCGGCGCGCAGCTCGCCAGCATGCTTCGCGGCATGCAAGCAGCGGATGTTGCAAAGCTAGAGCTGATGAGCAATCCATCTGCTCGAGAAGATGCCGCTGGCACGGCTGGTATCATCAATATCGTGACTAAGAGAAATAAAAGGAGCGGCTTTGGTGGTGACGTGTTTGTGCGCGGATCGCAAAGCAGAAAATCTCAGGCTACGGTTGGCGGCGGCATTCACTACAAGGTAAATGGTTTGAACATGTATGCCAACGGATCTGTCGGGCGCGAACAGTCGGAAGATAGTACGCGGATCGAAAGGCAATTTTTTGACAACGGCTTGCTTAGTTCGATACAACAGCAGAAAGAAATACAGGAGCTCAACCCAGGCAAGTTTCACAGTCTGCGCACTGGTGCCAGCTATGAATTTAACGATGGAGGTGTATTAGATGCCAGCTTTCATTGGATGCGTGGCCGTTTCATCAGCTCGTCGCTAATTGACATGGTCACCAGTTCCGCAGCAGGTGCCACCACACAAACAGCGGCCACCAACAATCAGTTTGATGAAACCTTTAACAATCTAACATTTAATGTTAACTACGTAAATAAATACGAAGGAGAAGATCATTTCCTGAAAATCAACTTCGATTATGCACCGCATGGCAACGCCTATAACAATAGCTTCCGCACAGATATTATGGATCTAGCCAACAACAATGTGCGCACTTCAGCGCGGGCCAACGTTCAGGATCTCAGCAACACTACCTACGCAGGCCGACTGGATTACAGCAAGCCGTTTAATGACCGTGCGAAGCTCGAGTTAGGTTGGAAAGCCACCTATTTCTTCATCAATAATGATGTGCAGAATGATACGCTGAGTGGTACAAGTTGGCGTAGAGATGCCGGTACCTCCAACCAATTTCAGTATACGCAGCACATACAAGCGGTGTATGCAATGTATTCTGGCCAATTCAACCGATTTGAATACCAAGCCGGCCTTCGTGGCGAATATACCTTCATCAAAGCCAATCAGGTTACACTCAGCAATATCAGTCAACAACGTTATTTTGACCTGTTTCCCAACGGCTTCTTGTTGTACAACATCAACAACAACCACACGATCAGAAGTTCCTTTAGCAGCCGGATCGAGCGTCCGGGGGATCACGACATCAACGCGTTTCGGATCTATCAGGATGCATTCACCTACTCCGAAGGTAATCCCGAGCTAAAACCAGAGCGCAGTTATATTGGTGAAGTGGGGCATGGCTTTAAAAATGTGCTGTTTACCACGATGAGCATGAGCTACGGCTACGACGTTATTAATTGGATCTCCCGCGTAGGTAGCAATCCGGGTGAAAACCTAACGCGACCTGCCAACATCGGTAACTTCAAAAATTACAGTGCCAGTGTGATGTACAACAACAGCTTCTTCTCGTGGTGGACTGCTAGTCATTACCTGAATGCTTTTCATAATAATTACCGTGGGGAGATTGACGACGTAATATTGAATTCTGAAGGTTCAAGTTGGTCGGCCAATAGCCGACACACCTTGCAGATAAAATGGGGATTGCGCGCCGAAATTGCAGCGTACTACAACTCGGGTGTTACGACGGGCGCCATGCGCACCGATCAACGCTATGGCGTGGATGTGGCCGCGGAGAAAAAACTAATGAACGATCGGGCTATGCTAAAACTTGCCGTGACCGGCCTCATCCGGAATGCCAATCCGCAGTACACCAGCACTTATGGCGACTTAATCATAGCGCACTCTGCATTCCCGGACAACAGGAAGTTAATGCTGTCCTTAAGCTACCGCTTTGGAGAATAA
- a CDS encoding YncE family protein translates to MMNKRTTLFLCAFALQGLLAFGQDNDMPNMNYEIAHTQKLPNEVYQLVYNPTNDKVYVAGPKKGFNREVENFIYVLNGTDLQITDSISVGNNLPFGITLNNKTQTLYVGHSLQNAISAVDIKTKKHTLIPSGKAKSKIRELAVDEKTNKIYVSDHGNPSIWQVDGNTNTYEKSLDYANAYLLGLSVDSERNRVYGTDGQNMKGSILVFNATTGEMENSFQTWSYCPMNLALDLKNNRIFVSQSNDNNITVINGNSGEIIDKVYLGYDSSPIGLVYDHANQLIYSANRIKQEVAVIDANTYKVLERIPTEGLPNTISLDQKTGTIYVTNKEAGRNGEPVENGNTVMKIHYKRG, encoded by the coding sequence ATGATGAATAAGAGAACAACACTTTTCCTATGTGCTTTTGCTTTGCAAGGCCTTTTGGCATTCGGCCAAGACAACGATATGCCCAACATGAACTACGAAATTGCACACACGCAAAAGTTGCCCAACGAAGTCTATCAGCTGGTTTACAACCCCACCAACGATAAAGTATATGTAGCAGGTCCAAAAAAGGGATTCAACCGCGAGGTAGAAAACTTTATTTATGTGCTCAACGGTACCGATCTGCAGATCACCGACTCCATTTCGGTAGGTAACAACCTGCCCTTCGGCATTACCCTTAACAATAAAACCCAAACGCTCTATGTCGGACATTCCCTGCAAAATGCGATCAGTGCGGTAGATATTAAAACCAAAAAGCACACGCTTATCCCTAGTGGAAAGGCAAAATCCAAAATTCGGGAACTCGCGGTTGATGAGAAAACCAACAAAATCTATGTATCAGACCACGGAAATCCTTCTATCTGGCAAGTAGATGGTAACACCAACACGTACGAAAAGTCATTGGATTATGCTAATGCGTATTTACTTGGCCTCAGTGTCGACAGCGAACGCAACAGAGTGTATGGCACCGACGGACAGAATATGAAGGGTAGCATCTTGGTTTTCAACGCCACGACAGGCGAGATGGAAAATAGCTTCCAAACCTGGTCTTATTGCCCCATGAACCTAGCCCTGGACTTAAAAAACAACCGGATTTTCGTAAGCCAATCTAACGACAATAACATCACGGTGATAAATGGCAACTCAGGCGAGATTATCGACAAAGTATATTTAGGCTACGACAGCTCTCCTATTGGCCTTGTTTATGACCATGCCAATCAGCTAATCTATAGCGCTAACCGCATAAAACAAGAAGTAGCCGTGATCGACGCGAATACGTACAAAGTACTCGAACGCATCCCGACCGAAGGCCTACCTAACACCATCAGCCTAGATCAAAAAACAGGCACAATCTACGTGACTAACAAAGAAGCCGGACGAAATGGCGAACCAGTAGAAAATGGCAATACCGTTATGAAAATCCACTACAAAAGAGGATAA